A single Ziziphus jujuba cultivar Dongzao chromosome 11, ASM3175591v1 DNA region contains:
- the LOC107433061 gene encoding endo-1,4-beta-xylanase 5 isoform X2: MLYDSSAYTECQARPEAPLYHGGVLKNQALVQPRGRIATTNSALYTPALMLHNLTGGTVYCFSSWVKIKGADSSLIRASLAGEDLHECVGSVIAKRGCWSFLKGGFVISSSSNFSLLYFHYQNAEEKDISIEIASASLQPFTSQQWEKNRQLRINAERKRVVTLHVSDKQGDRVEGALVQVQQISKDFPLGSAIASTVLGNQPYQNWFVKRFNAAVFENELKWNATEHEPGKVNYTIPDQMLEFVRANQIISRGHNIFWENPKFAPPWVRNLSDHDLESAINFRIQSLMKNYKDEFINWDVNNEMLHFDFYEQRLGPNASLRLFEMAHQSDPLATLFMNEFNVVETCADYHSTVDAYISRLRELKLNGVSMGGIGLQGHFTRPNPPLIRAVLDKLATLHLPIWLTEVDVNKKFDMETQALYLEEVLREGFSHPSVNGIMLWTAHHPNGCYQMCLTDNDFHNLPAGDVVDKLLMEWQTGEIEGLTDERGSYSFNGFLGEYKVSVKYGNQTASSTFSLNRGGETRHFSIQL; encoded by the exons ATGCTGTATGATTCTTCTGCTTATACTGAG TGTCAAGCGAGACCAGAGGCACCCTTATACCATGGAGGAGTCCTAAAAAATCAAGCTTTGGTTCAGCCACGTGGCCGAATCGCAACAACAAACAGTGCATTATATACGCCAGCTCTCATGCTACATAATCTCACGGGTGGCACAGTCTATTGTTTCTCTA GTTGGGTGAAAATCAAGGGAGCAGATTCAAGTCTGATAAGGGCAAGCTTAGCAGGTGAAGATCTCCATGAATGTGTTGGGAGTGTCATTGCGAAACGTGGTTGTTGGTCGTTTCTCAAGGGTGGATttgttatttcttcttcttccaatttTTCCCTCCTTTATTTCCACTATCAG AATGCAGAAGAAAAAGATATCAGTATAGAGATTGCTAGTGCTTCTTTACAGCCATTCACTTCTCAGCAATGGGAAAAAAATAGGCAACTCAGAATCAATGCA GAAAGAAAACGGGTGGTTACTTTACATGTATCAGATAAACAAGGAGATAGAGTGGAAGGAGCACTAGTTCAAGTTCAGCAAATCTCCAAAGATTTCCCACTTGGATCAGCAATAGCAAGTACCGTTCTGGGAAATCAACCATATCAG aaTTGGTTTGTAAAGAGATTTAATGCAGCAGTATTTGAAAATGAACTCAAGTGGAACGCAACAGAACATGAACCAGGGAAGGTCAACTACACCATACCAGATCAAATGCTGGAATTTGTTAGAGCCAACCAAATCATCTCCAGAGGACACAACATTTTTTGGGAAAATCCAAAGTTTGCACCACCATGGGTGCGAAACCTTTCCGATCATGATCTAGAATCCGCCATCAACTTCCGGATTCAAAGTCTGATGAAGAATTACAAAGATGAATTCATAAACTGGGATGTCAACAACGAAATGCTTCATTTCGATTTCTACGAGCAACGGCTAGGCCCCAATGCTAGTTTACGTTTATTTGAGATGGCACACCAATCAGATCCATTAGCAACTTTATTTATGAATGAATTCAATGTAGTAGAGACTTGTGCTGATTACCACTCTACTGTTGATGCTTACATTTCCAGGCTAAGGGAGCTCAAACTTAATGGAGTTTCAATGGGTGGAATTGGCCTACAAGGTCATTTTACAAGACCCAACCCTCCTTTAATAAGGGCAGTCCTAGACAAGTTGGCTACACTACACCTTCCAATTTGGCTAACAGAAGTTGATGtcaacaaaaaatttgatatggaaACACAG GCTTTATACCTTGAGGAAGTTTTAAGAGAAGGCTTTTCACATCCTTCTGTAAATGGTATAATGCTTTGGACTGCACATCATCCCAATGGATGTTATCAAATGTGTCTTACGGATAACGATTTTCATAACCTTCCTGCTGGTGATGTGGTGGACAAGCTCCTCATGGAGTGGCAAACTGGGGAGATTGAGGGACTAACTGATGAGCGTGGTTCATATAGCTTTAATGGTTTCCTTGGTGAATACAAGGTTAGTGTAAAGTATGGCAATCAGACGGCTAGTTCAACATTCTCTCTCAATCGTGGTGGTGAAACTAGACATTTTAGCATCCAATTGTAA
- the LOC107433061 gene encoding endo-1,4-beta-xylanase 5 isoform X1, whose translation MNKNSISLGFLILLLFSLLHIVLVAPSDGMLYDSSAYTECQARPEAPLYHGGVLKNQALVQPRGRIATTNSALYTPALMLHNLTGGTVYCFSSWVKIKGADSSLIRASLAGEDLHECVGSVIAKRGCWSFLKGGFVISSSSNFSLLYFHYQNAEEKDISIEIASASLQPFTSQQWEKNRQLRINAERKRVVTLHVSDKQGDRVEGALVQVQQISKDFPLGSAIASTVLGNQPYQNWFVKRFNAAVFENELKWNATEHEPGKVNYTIPDQMLEFVRANQIISRGHNIFWENPKFAPPWVRNLSDHDLESAINFRIQSLMKNYKDEFINWDVNNEMLHFDFYEQRLGPNASLRLFEMAHQSDPLATLFMNEFNVVETCADYHSTVDAYISRLRELKLNGVSMGGIGLQGHFTRPNPPLIRAVLDKLATLHLPIWLTEVDVNKKFDMETQALYLEEVLREGFSHPSVNGIMLWTAHHPNGCYQMCLTDNDFHNLPAGDVVDKLLMEWQTGEIEGLTDERGSYSFNGFLGEYKVSVKYGNQTASSTFSLNRGGETRHFSIQL comes from the exons ATGAACAAGAATTCCATCTCCTtaggtttcttaatcttgcttctcttttctcttttgcaTATTGTCTTGGTCGCTCCTTCGG ATGGTATGCTGTATGATTCTTCTGCTTATACTGAG TGTCAAGCGAGACCAGAGGCACCCTTATACCATGGAGGAGTCCTAAAAAATCAAGCTTTGGTTCAGCCACGTGGCCGAATCGCAACAACAAACAGTGCATTATATACGCCAGCTCTCATGCTACATAATCTCACGGGTGGCACAGTCTATTGTTTCTCTA GTTGGGTGAAAATCAAGGGAGCAGATTCAAGTCTGATAAGGGCAAGCTTAGCAGGTGAAGATCTCCATGAATGTGTTGGGAGTGTCATTGCGAAACGTGGTTGTTGGTCGTTTCTCAAGGGTGGATttgttatttcttcttcttccaatttTTCCCTCCTTTATTTCCACTATCAG AATGCAGAAGAAAAAGATATCAGTATAGAGATTGCTAGTGCTTCTTTACAGCCATTCACTTCTCAGCAATGGGAAAAAAATAGGCAACTCAGAATCAATGCA GAAAGAAAACGGGTGGTTACTTTACATGTATCAGATAAACAAGGAGATAGAGTGGAAGGAGCACTAGTTCAAGTTCAGCAAATCTCCAAAGATTTCCCACTTGGATCAGCAATAGCAAGTACCGTTCTGGGAAATCAACCATATCAG aaTTGGTTTGTAAAGAGATTTAATGCAGCAGTATTTGAAAATGAACTCAAGTGGAACGCAACAGAACATGAACCAGGGAAGGTCAACTACACCATACCAGATCAAATGCTGGAATTTGTTAGAGCCAACCAAATCATCTCCAGAGGACACAACATTTTTTGGGAAAATCCAAAGTTTGCACCACCATGGGTGCGAAACCTTTCCGATCATGATCTAGAATCCGCCATCAACTTCCGGATTCAAAGTCTGATGAAGAATTACAAAGATGAATTCATAAACTGGGATGTCAACAACGAAATGCTTCATTTCGATTTCTACGAGCAACGGCTAGGCCCCAATGCTAGTTTACGTTTATTTGAGATGGCACACCAATCAGATCCATTAGCAACTTTATTTATGAATGAATTCAATGTAGTAGAGACTTGTGCTGATTACCACTCTACTGTTGATGCTTACATTTCCAGGCTAAGGGAGCTCAAACTTAATGGAGTTTCAATGGGTGGAATTGGCCTACAAGGTCATTTTACAAGACCCAACCCTCCTTTAATAAGGGCAGTCCTAGACAAGTTGGCTACACTACACCTTCCAATTTGGCTAACAGAAGTTGATGtcaacaaaaaatttgatatggaaACACAG GCTTTATACCTTGAGGAAGTTTTAAGAGAAGGCTTTTCACATCCTTCTGTAAATGGTATAATGCTTTGGACTGCACATCATCCCAATGGATGTTATCAAATGTGTCTTACGGATAACGATTTTCATAACCTTCCTGCTGGTGATGTGGTGGACAAGCTCCTCATGGAGTGGCAAACTGGGGAGATTGAGGGACTAACTGATGAGCGTGGTTCATATAGCTTTAATGGTTTCCTTGGTGAATACAAGGTTAGTGTAAAGTATGGCAATCAGACGGCTAGTTCAACATTCTCTCTCAATCGTGGTGGTGAAACTAGACATTTTAGCATCCAATTGTAA
- the LOC107433061 gene encoding endo-1,4-beta-xylanase 5-like isoform X4 — protein MCWECHCETWLLVVSQGWICYFFFFQFFPPLFPLSEEKDISIEIASASLQPFTSQQWEKNRQLRINAERKRVVTLHVSDKQGDRVEGALVQVQQISKDFPLGSAIASTVLGNQPYQNWFVKRFNAAVFENELKWNATEHEPGKVNYTIPDQMLEFVRANQIISRGHNIFWENPKFAPPWVRNLSDHDLESAINFRIQSLMKNYKDEFINWDVNNEMLHFDFYEQRLGPNASLRLFEMAHQSDPLATLFMNEFNVVETCADYHSTVDAYISRLRELKLNGVSMGGIGLQGHFTRPNPPLIRAVLDKLATLHLPIWLTEVDVNKKFDMETQALYLEEVLREGFSHPSVNGIMLWTAHHPNGCYQMCLTDNDFHNLPAGDVVDKLLMEWQTGEIEGLTDERGSYSFNGFLGEYKVSVKYGNQTASSTFSLNRGGETRHFSIQL, from the exons ATGTGTTGGGAGTGTCATTGCGAAACGTGGTTGTTGGTCGTTTCTCAAGGGTGGATttgttatttcttcttcttccaatttTTCCCTCCTTTATTTCCACTATCAG AAGAAAAAGATATCAGTATAGAGATTGCTAGTGCTTCTTTACAGCCATTCACTTCTCAGCAATGGGAAAAAAATAGGCAACTCAGAATCAATGCA GAAAGAAAACGGGTGGTTACTTTACATGTATCAGATAAACAAGGAGATAGAGTGGAAGGAGCACTAGTTCAAGTTCAGCAAATCTCCAAAGATTTCCCACTTGGATCAGCAATAGCAAGTACCGTTCTGGGAAATCAACCATATCAG aaTTGGTTTGTAAAGAGATTTAATGCAGCAGTATTTGAAAATGAACTCAAGTGGAACGCAACAGAACATGAACCAGGGAAGGTCAACTACACCATACCAGATCAAATGCTGGAATTTGTTAGAGCCAACCAAATCATCTCCAGAGGACACAACATTTTTTGGGAAAATCCAAAGTTTGCACCACCATGGGTGCGAAACCTTTCCGATCATGATCTAGAATCCGCCATCAACTTCCGGATTCAAAGTCTGATGAAGAATTACAAAGATGAATTCATAAACTGGGATGTCAACAACGAAATGCTTCATTTCGATTTCTACGAGCAACGGCTAGGCCCCAATGCTAGTTTACGTTTATTTGAGATGGCACACCAATCAGATCCATTAGCAACTTTATTTATGAATGAATTCAATGTAGTAGAGACTTGTGCTGATTACCACTCTACTGTTGATGCTTACATTTCCAGGCTAAGGGAGCTCAAACTTAATGGAGTTTCAATGGGTGGAATTGGCCTACAAGGTCATTTTACAAGACCCAACCCTCCTTTAATAAGGGCAGTCCTAGACAAGTTGGCTACACTACACCTTCCAATTTGGCTAACAGAAGTTGATGtcaacaaaaaatttgatatggaaACACAG GCTTTATACCTTGAGGAAGTTTTAAGAGAAGGCTTTTCACATCCTTCTGTAAATGGTATAATGCTTTGGACTGCACATCATCCCAATGGATGTTATCAAATGTGTCTTACGGATAACGATTTTCATAACCTTCCTGCTGGTGATGTGGTGGACAAGCTCCTCATGGAGTGGCAAACTGGGGAGATTGAGGGACTAACTGATGAGCGTGGTTCATATAGCTTTAATGGTTTCCTTGGTGAATACAAGGTTAGTGTAAAGTATGGCAATCAGACGGCTAGTTCAACATTCTCTCTCAATCGTGGTGGTGAAACTAGACATTTTAGCATCCAATTGTAA
- the LOC107433061 gene encoding endo-1,4-beta-xylanase 5 isoform X3, translated as MLHNLTGGTVYCFSSWVKIKGADSSLIRASLAGEDLHECVGSVIAKRGCWSFLKGGFVISSSSNFSLLYFHYQNAEEKDISIEIASASLQPFTSQQWEKNRQLRINAERKRVVTLHVSDKQGDRVEGALVQVQQISKDFPLGSAIASTVLGNQPYQNWFVKRFNAAVFENELKWNATEHEPGKVNYTIPDQMLEFVRANQIISRGHNIFWENPKFAPPWVRNLSDHDLESAINFRIQSLMKNYKDEFINWDVNNEMLHFDFYEQRLGPNASLRLFEMAHQSDPLATLFMNEFNVVETCADYHSTVDAYISRLRELKLNGVSMGGIGLQGHFTRPNPPLIRAVLDKLATLHLPIWLTEVDVNKKFDMETQALYLEEVLREGFSHPSVNGIMLWTAHHPNGCYQMCLTDNDFHNLPAGDVVDKLLMEWQTGEIEGLTDERGSYSFNGFLGEYKVSVKYGNQTASSTFSLNRGGETRHFSIQL; from the exons ATGCTACATAATCTCACGGGTGGCACAGTCTATTGTTTCTCTA GTTGGGTGAAAATCAAGGGAGCAGATTCAAGTCTGATAAGGGCAAGCTTAGCAGGTGAAGATCTCCATGAATGTGTTGGGAGTGTCATTGCGAAACGTGGTTGTTGGTCGTTTCTCAAGGGTGGATttgttatttcttcttcttccaatttTTCCCTCCTTTATTTCCACTATCAG AATGCAGAAGAAAAAGATATCAGTATAGAGATTGCTAGTGCTTCTTTACAGCCATTCACTTCTCAGCAATGGGAAAAAAATAGGCAACTCAGAATCAATGCA GAAAGAAAACGGGTGGTTACTTTACATGTATCAGATAAACAAGGAGATAGAGTGGAAGGAGCACTAGTTCAAGTTCAGCAAATCTCCAAAGATTTCCCACTTGGATCAGCAATAGCAAGTACCGTTCTGGGAAATCAACCATATCAG aaTTGGTTTGTAAAGAGATTTAATGCAGCAGTATTTGAAAATGAACTCAAGTGGAACGCAACAGAACATGAACCAGGGAAGGTCAACTACACCATACCAGATCAAATGCTGGAATTTGTTAGAGCCAACCAAATCATCTCCAGAGGACACAACATTTTTTGGGAAAATCCAAAGTTTGCACCACCATGGGTGCGAAACCTTTCCGATCATGATCTAGAATCCGCCATCAACTTCCGGATTCAAAGTCTGATGAAGAATTACAAAGATGAATTCATAAACTGGGATGTCAACAACGAAATGCTTCATTTCGATTTCTACGAGCAACGGCTAGGCCCCAATGCTAGTTTACGTTTATTTGAGATGGCACACCAATCAGATCCATTAGCAACTTTATTTATGAATGAATTCAATGTAGTAGAGACTTGTGCTGATTACCACTCTACTGTTGATGCTTACATTTCCAGGCTAAGGGAGCTCAAACTTAATGGAGTTTCAATGGGTGGAATTGGCCTACAAGGTCATTTTACAAGACCCAACCCTCCTTTAATAAGGGCAGTCCTAGACAAGTTGGCTACACTACACCTTCCAATTTGGCTAACAGAAGTTGATGtcaacaaaaaatttgatatggaaACACAG GCTTTATACCTTGAGGAAGTTTTAAGAGAAGGCTTTTCACATCCTTCTGTAAATGGTATAATGCTTTGGACTGCACATCATCCCAATGGATGTTATCAAATGTGTCTTACGGATAACGATTTTCATAACCTTCCTGCTGGTGATGTGGTGGACAAGCTCCTCATGGAGTGGCAAACTGGGGAGATTGAGGGACTAACTGATGAGCGTGGTTCATATAGCTTTAATGGTTTCCTTGGTGAATACAAGGTTAGTGTAAAGTATGGCAATCAGACGGCTAGTTCAACATTCTCTCTCAATCGTGGTGGTGAAACTAGACATTTTAGCATCCAATTGTAA